A segment of the Pelorhabdus rhamnosifermentans genome:
ATATCATCTCGTATCACTGTTCAGAAGAAAATTTTTACTGGTTTTATGGTAGTTATTGTGCTTGTTGCGACGATGAGTGCGTTTACCTATTACGAAGTAGGTGAATTGAATCGAAATTCGCAAGAAGTAACGAAGCAAAATCTTATGAAGATTGAACTTGTTGAAGAGCTCGCCATTGATGTGGCAAATGAAACAGTAGCCATGCGTCGTTTCAATTTTACTGGAAATCTTGCCGATGTAGCTGATTTTGAAAATCATCGTAAATACGGTGACGATAAAATTAATAAACTCGAGAATGTGTTGGCATCGAAAGAATCGCAGATGACTTTAACTGAACTCAAGACGGAAAAGAAGGCTTTTGATACGATTGCTGCGCAGTCGGTTCAAGCCAAACGGGCTAATAAACTGGATCAGGTTGCTCTTTACATGCAACAGGCTGGTATTCCTTCTGAAAATTCTATTGCGACGACAAGGCTATTGATTGGTGCTGTGAAACAACATATTGAAGAGCAAGAAGTAAATAGTACGAAAAAGGCGGACGGAGTACAATTTCTATTAGTCCTTGTGAGTTTTTTGGTCGCGGGTATTTCAGTTTTTGTCAGTATCTTTATTAGCCGTACGATATCCAGACCGGCTAATGTCATTGCTCAAGCTGCGGCAGGTATCGCGAGTGGGAATCTTAGTTTGGCAGATGTAGATGTAAAGTCATCTGATGAAATTGGGGAGTTAGGTATTTCCTTTAATCGAATGAAAGCCAGTTTGCGTGACGTGATTCGGAAAATGGCAACATCGGCAGAGCAGGTAAAACAGTCATCAGAGCAGTTAACAGCTAGTGCCGATCAGTCGGCCCAGGCTGCAAGTGATGTTGCTTGTGCCACAACCAGCGTAGCCCAAGGTTCTGAGCAGCAACTGATAGCTATACAGGATACTTCAGCGGCAGTGCAGCAGTTACTAGCCAGTATAGAGCGTATTGCGAGTCATGCCGATGATGTGGCGCTAAAATCGGAGCAAGCTGCTGAGACGGCAACAACAGGGGGAAAGGCTGTAAAACAAGCGGTAAGTCAGATGGATCGGATTGAAAACACAGTGAATACTTCAGCCCAAGTTATTGTCAAGTTGGGCGAGCAGTCAAAACAAATCGGGCAAATTGTCGATACCATAGCAGGGATTGCTAAGCAGACTAATTTGTTGGCTTTAAACGCCGCGATTGAGGCAGCAAGGGCAGGCGAACATGGACGCGGATTTGCCGTTGTTGCTGAAGAAGTAAGAAAATTAGCGGAAGAGTCTCAGCAGGCTACAAAGGAGATCGCGGAGTTAATCAGTTCTATTCAGGGTGATACATCTCAAGCTGTACAGGCTATGTCAGAAGGAACGAATGAAGTGAAAGTCGGAGCAGATGTCGTGGATGCAACAGGGAAGGCTTTTCAGTCTATGGAAATTATCGTATTGGAAGTTTCTTGCCAAATTAAGGAGATTTCCGTAGCTATTCAGGAAATGACAGGGGGCAGTCATCAAATTGCTTCTTCAGTAGAGACAATCGATGAATTGAGTAAAAAGGCGTCTGAAAAGGCACAAACAGTGTCGGCAGCTACACAGTTGCAGTCGGCTTCGCTGGAAGAAATTGCTGCATCCAGTCAAGAACTAGCTAAATTGTCGCAGAATCTTCAAGAAGTAGTGAATAAGTTCTGTTTATAGTTACTTGGTTGACTAAATGGGAAAAAAATCTTATAATAATTATTACTATCTGCTTTATAAAATTTTATAATTAGCAAAATTACTGAAAAGTAATGGCGCAAAGCCATGGGTCTAAAGATGTCATATCTATGATTGCCAGGTTGCTGTTTAATTACGGATTATTATTAGCACCTGCCACTGGCAGGTGCTAATTTTTTATGCTGGGAGGGGACTCAGAAGGTAGTAAAAGTGTGGCATGAAGTAAATGGAAAGGAACATTAGGGGTGAAATTTGTAATGAGTGGATTGAAAATGACGGGTCAAAATTGGCTGGGGAAAAGTATTCAGGTCAAAGTAATTGTTGCTTTAGTGGGCGGACTGCTACTTTCATTAAGTATTTTAGGCTTCTGCAATTTTTATAATGCAAAAAGCATCTTAGTTTCTGACGCAGAGGAAGATCTTGTGCATCGTTCTGATGCCTATGCCAGAGAAATCGGGCAGTGGATAGAGATGCGTCAGCGGGAAGTGGCTATTCTTGCAACAAATCAGAGTGTCGTTAATGGCGATCAGGCAGCTGCTCTTCGTTATTTAAATGAAGAAGTTAAGCGTAATCCTAATTATTTACGATTCTGGCTGGTTGATACAAAAGGACAGGCTATTCATACAACAGGTGATAGAACCAATATTGTGGATCGCGAGTATTTTAAACAAGTCATGTCTACTGGAAAAGTTTTTACAACAGATCCTGTAATTTC
Coding sequences within it:
- a CDS encoding HAMP domain-containing methyl-accepting chemotaxis protein — translated: MTVQKKIFTGFMVVIVLVATMSAFTYYEVGELNRNSQEVTKQNLMKIELVEELAIDVANETVAMRRFNFTGNLADVADFENHRKYGDDKINKLENVLASKESQMTLTELKTEKKAFDTIAAQSVQAKRANKLDQVALYMQQAGIPSENSIATTRLLIGAVKQHIEEQEVNSTKKADGVQFLLVLVSFLVAGISVFVSIFISRTISRPANVIAQAAAGIASGNLSLADVDVKSSDEIGELGISFNRMKASLRDVIRKMATSAEQVKQSSEQLTASADQSAQAASDVACATTSVAQGSEQQLIAIQDTSAAVQQLLASIERIASHADDVALKSEQAAETATTGGKAVKQAVSQMDRIENTVNTSAQVIVKLGEQSKQIGQIVDTIAGIAKQTNLLALNAAIEAARAGEHGRGFAVVAEEVRKLAEESQQATKEIAELISSIQGDTSQAVQAMSEGTNEVKVGADVVDATGKAFQSMEIIVLEVSCQIKEISVAIQEMTGGSHQIASSVETIDELSKKASEKAQTVSAATQLQSASLEEIAASSQELAKLSQNLQEVVNKFCL